The DNA segment ACTAGCTTAGAAATAGCACTAGGATCTCTATTTTTAAGCTCGATAATCTTCTTTTCCAGCTCGGGACATCTCGCTGATCCTTGTACACCAAGCGCTTGAGAGAGCCTAAGATCGAGATAATGAATCAGAGGATGATTTTCTCTTTGACGTTCAACACTTATAGTTTCCACGGGATCTCCCATAGAGTCTAATACTTGAAGTATTAATGTTCCTAAGATATTCCATACAACGAGATTGCTCATATTCCTCTACTTGAATAGTTTTGTTGCTATGATTTAAACTTATCTAGATTTGCAATTATCCACTCTGCCATTGCTCTCATAGCTTTGCCTCTGTGCGAGTACAAGTTTTTCTCTTTTATATCCATTTCAGCAAACGTTTGCACCGATCCGGTTGGCACGAATATCGGGTCAAAACCGAACCCCCTGCTACCGCGTTTTACTCTGGCGATAACGCCTCTCGTTACCCCTTTGAAAACTTTTACTTCTCCGCTTGGAAGTTTGAGAGCTACAACTGCCATAAAATAAGCGCTACGATCTTTTTCACCTTCAAGTAATTTAAGAATACCATCACATCCTATAGTCTTGTATACATACGAGGAATAAGGTCCTGGAAAACCTTTCAATTTTTCAACAAATAATCCAGCATCTTCGACAAACACTGG comes from the Thermoproteales archaeon genome and includes:
- a CDS encoding XTP/dITP diphosphatase; amino-acid sequence: MRLYFITGNKGKLEEAKAILSNYGFEVKMIDLKKVEIQSDNLEDVAVHAIKLIDNKYTPVFVEDAGLFVEKLKGFPGPYSSYVYKTIGCDGILKLLEGEKDRSAYFMAVVALKLPSGEVKVFKGVTRGVIARVKRGSRGFGFDPIFVPTGSVQTFAEMDIKEKNLYSHRGKAMRAMAEWIIANLDKFKS